DNA from Deinococcus deserti VCD115:
CATAGATCGGACTGCGCAGAATGGACAGGCGTACCTCGCCACCGTGCACATCCGCACCGTACTTGCTGTCGTTGAGCAGCGCCACGCCGTAGGGTGCCCGGCCTGCGTGCCGCTGGGCCATGGAGCCGGCCTGATCCCCGAGCTGCTGAAAGTTTGCCTCGGTCGGCTTCCCCGAGCTGGCAAGCACACCGCTCACAGCAAGCCACGCCTGCGAAGGCTCCTCCTGCCCGCCTGCCGGACGCGTGACGTACCCAAATGGCACGGAGAACGTGGCCGTCGTGTCCTCCAGTGCAAAGGGAAAGGCGAGTTTCGCCATTCGGTACTCTTCGTGCCAGTCCAGCTGCAGGTGGCCATGAATGGCGGGGCTGTCCCGGTAGATCGAGAGGTCCTGCCGGGCGGTGGAGCGGCCCCAGCGGGTGGTGACCCGCACCGTGGCCCGGACCGGGCCGGTTTCGAGCAGTTCGATGTGCGGATCGCCGAACACGCCGGCCAGATGGCGGAAGTAGTCGCCTTTCCCCCATGGGTTGGTGGGATCCTCGATCACCAGCACCTGTGCAGCGGCGCCGGCAAGGAGTTCGCGGTCCAGCCTCTTGTCGCGGAGGCTGCGCAGTGCTCCCGTGCGTGGGTCAAGTTCCAGACGCCACCAGGCGTTTTCAAGAACACGGTCAGTGGCGCTGAGTGGACGGGCGTCGGCGCCAGGCTGGTGCGGAGGCCGGTCCACGATGCGGTACACGCGGTATCCCAGTGCGGGAACGTCGGCGAGGAACGCGGCCCGCTTCCGGGGCGGCCCAGCTTCGCCCATGGCAAACTGGTGCACCACCGGCTCGTTGCGGTCATCCAGCACCTGCATGTCCAGGACGTGCCAGTCGTTGAGTTCGACGTCGATCACTTCCTGCCGCGGCCAGGGATTCGGGTTGAACACCACCACCGGGACACCATCGCCCATATCAGCCACGACATTGCCTGCCCCTGTGCGGACACGGCGCATGGTTTCTTCCACCACGACGTCATCGGTGCTTCGTGTGTCGATGTGGCGGGCAATCACCTGCACCGCCTCGTGAAGCGTCCTCTTCGCGGTGCCGACCGCCTCGCCCTGCTCATACCGGGCGTCATCGTACGCCCGGGGAATACTGGTACCGCAGATGATGTCGTGGAACTGGTTGAATAGGAGGTGTTTCCAGGACCGGTCAAGTGCCGCGCCCGGGTAGGCACGGCCGTAACGGGTCGCGATCGTCGACCATTTTTCAGCGGCGCTCAAGGTGTGTTCACCCAGGCGGTTGAACCGTTTGACGCTGCTGTGCGAGGTGTAGCACCCGCGGAACGTGTACTGCAGCGGCGCATGAAATTCAGCCTGGACGTCCCGCTGGGCTGCGCGAGCGAAAAAGCCGGCAACAGTCCCCATCTGCAGGGTAGGCCAGTCGGGATCAACCATCAGGGCGCGCATGTTCGCGATGGCTTTCTTGGTGGGGCCTCCACCGTGGTTGCCGACACCGTACACCACCAGCCATTCCGGGCTGTCCGCCGGTCGCCAGTCGATAGACGCGTTCAAGGTGTCGACGACGTCGCGAGGATTGGAGTTATAGGACTCCACGCGCGCACTCAGCACGCGTGTGCCGTCTGGACCTTGCCACCAGAAGAGGTTGGACGGCAGGTCGACCTCATGAGGGTGGGGGCGCCAGAACACGAAGTGATCCAGTCCAGACAGTTTGAACATCTGCGGCAGGGTGTGGGGGTGCCCGAACGTGTCAGGCAGAAAGGCCACCCGGGATCGTTGACCGAAGGTGTGCTCGAAATACCGCTGTCCGTGGAGCGCCTGGCGGGCCAGGGACTCGCCGGACGGGATGTTCACGTCGGGCTCCACCCACTGTCCCCCCAGCAATTCCCACTGCCCGCGGTCAACTGCTGCACGGATTTCGGCCAGCAGGTCGGGATCCACGTCCATCCATGCGTACTGCGCTGCAGACGTGTGCCCAAACATCAGGTCCGGGTTTTCTTTGAGCCGGTCTAGGACGCTCCGAAAGGTGGCCTTGACGGCTTCGAGACCTTCCTGGCGGTCCCAGAGCCAGACTGGGTCAAGGTGAGCGTGGCCAACCAGGGTGAAGGTCAGGTCTTTGCTGCGGGGGTCAGCCATGGTTCATCCAGTCTACAAATTATTTCAAACTTTTAAAGAATCCGGGCATCGGCCAGGTCAAGCTCTGCGATATGGACCATTTCGGTTGCCTATCTCTACATTCTGCTCTGGAATCACAGCAGGCCCTGACGCAGCGCTTTCACTGCCGCCTGCGTCCGGTCCGACGCCTGAAGCTTTTCCAACAGGTCCTGAACGTGCAACTTCACGCTGCTCACGCTGATCTCCAACTGCATTCCAATTTCCCGGTTTCCCAGTCCGTCGGCGATCAGACGCAGCACCTCCAGCTCCCGGGCCGACAGCTCCACCGGCACGCCCGGCGTGCGCATCGCGCCCAGCACGTGGTGCGCCACCTGTGGGTCCAGGAAAGCGCTGCCGACCGCAGCCGCCCGGATGGCCAGCAGCAGCAGGTCCGGCCGGGCACTTTTCAGGCAGTAGGCGTCTGCCCCGGAGGCCAGGGCCGCCAGAACCTCCGCGCGCAGGTTATGTGCCGTGAGCATCACCACCCGCGTCTGCGGATAATGCCTGCGCACTTCACCCGCCGTCTGAATGCCGTCCATGCCCGGCAGCCCAATGTCCACCACGGCCACATCCACGGCGGTGCGGGAGAGCACCTCGAGGGCCTCCTCGCCACTGCGCGCTTCGCCCACCACCCGCAGGTCCGGTTCGAAGTTCACCGCCACGCGTAAGCCGTCCCGGGTAAACGCATGATCTTCTACCAGCAGGACCCGGATGGGGGAGGCCGTCATGTCGTTTCACCCTTCGGTACGGTCAGCGTGAACACCGTACGCGCCTGGGCAGTCCTGCGGTACGACACGGTGCCGCCGTGCGCTTCCGCGATGCGCCGCGTGAGGTACAGCCCCAGGCCCGTACTGCCGCCCGCGCCACCGGTCCGGAACCGCTGGAACAAATTTCCCGTCCGCGAGGAGGGCACGCCCGGGCCCTCATCGGTGACCTTGATCAGAGCGTCGTCCAGGTCCAGTTTCAGTTCGATGGTCACGGTGCCCTCAGACGGACTGAACTTCACCGCGTTGTCGACCAGGTTCTGCACCGCCCGCCGCAGGTCGTGTTTCGAGCCGTACACCCGGACACTGTCAAGGCGCAGGTCAAACCCCACCCGGCGGGCCTGTGCCCGAGGCTGCACCTGGTCCACGACGCCCAGGACGATGCTGCGCAGGTTGACCTCCTGCGCTTCTTCCTGCGCTTCACCGCCTTCGTAGCGGGCGACCGTGAGGAGCTGATCGGCCAGGCTCAGCAGACTGTCGTTGGCCTCCAGGCCATTGTGCAAGGTGCGGCGGTACTCTTCAGGCAACGGACCAAAGGCTCCCTTGAGGGCCTGTTCCATGTGCAGGGCGTTGGCCATCAGAGGAGTCCTCAGGTCGTGGGAGAACGCGTAGATCAGGTCACGGACCACTTCACCCTGCTCCGCAAGGTGCGCTCGCTGGGCAGCGAGGTCGTCAAGCAGGGTCGTCCGTTCCAGAAGTGGCCGCAGGGTGGTGATGGCCTCGACGAGTTGGGCCGCGTTCACCTGTGGCTGGTGCACACGAACCAGCAGATCCCCGTCTCGTCCTGGCAGGAACGCCAGCAAGTCTGACTCCTGACTGGCAGTCCACACTGATCCGTCGCTCGACGGCGGAACCCGCACATCGAGCGGCAGGGTCTGGTTCAGGTGATGCCGGGCCCCGGCAGGAAAAATGGCGTGCGGGGTTCGCATGGTCGTGCGGTCCACCCGGCCGA
Protein-coding regions in this window:
- a CDS encoding alpha-mannosidase codes for the protein MADPRSKDLTFTLVGHAHLDPVWLWDRQEGLEAVKATFRSVLDRLKENPDLMFGHTSAAQYAWMDVDPDLLAEIRAAVDRGQWELLGGQWVEPDVNIPSGESLARQALHGQRYFEHTFGQRSRVAFLPDTFGHPHTLPQMFKLSGLDHFVFWRPHPHEVDLPSNLFWWQGPDGTRVLSARVESYNSNPRDVVDTLNASIDWRPADSPEWLVVYGVGNHGGGPTKKAIANMRALMVDPDWPTLQMGTVAGFFARAAQRDVQAEFHAPLQYTFRGCYTSHSSVKRFNRLGEHTLSAAEKWSTIATRYGRAYPGAALDRSWKHLLFNQFHDIICGTSIPRAYDDARYEQGEAVGTAKRTLHEAVQVIARHIDTRSTDDVVVEETMRRVRTGAGNVVADMGDGVPVVVFNPNPWPRQEVIDVELNDWHVLDMQVLDDRNEPVVHQFAMGEAGPPRKRAAFLADVPALGYRVYRIVDRPPHQPGADARPLSATDRVLENAWWRLELDPRTGALRSLRDKRLDRELLAGAAAQVLVIEDPTNPWGKGDYFRHLAGVFGDPHIELLETGPVRATVRVTTRWGRSTARQDLSIYRDSPAIHGHLQLDWHEEYRMAKLAFPFALEDTTATFSVPFGYVTRPAGGQEEPSQAWLAVSGVLASSGKPTEANFQQLGDQAGSMAQRHAGRAPYGVALLNDSKYGADVHGGEVRLSILRSPIYGGGDRPEQPRPVDQYLDQGLSETRWALMPHMGAWQDAGVVAAAQDFNEPLTFVREFAHSGRLPRTLSFLTVEPPDAVLVTALKQAEEGEDWILRLYEPYGRPAAVQVTVPLLNLSFEATVTPHQIKTFRLGQDGTQSEVNFLEQ
- a CDS encoding response regulator — encoded protein: MTASPIRVLLVEDHAFTRDGLRVAVNFEPDLRVVGEARSGEEALEVLSRTAVDVAVVDIGLPGMDGIQTAGEVRRHYPQTRVVMLTAHNLRAEVLAALASGADAYCLKSARPDLLLLAIRAAAVGSAFLDPQVAHHVLGAMRTPGVPVELSARELEVLRLIADGLGNREIGMQLEISVSSVKLHVQDLLEKLQASDRTQAAVKALRQGLL
- a CDS encoding sensor histidine kinase, whose translation is MHFALPSSHSTSRRPFQGLEVVAVVLAALVFLADLATPPALVVGTLLSAPVALAALASSWRFALGLLVFAVVANVGAGFHHWHDLPTSTFDVLNRAVSLGATLLVGGLTWRARLASERAVQVEAEKRRAEQERNLRTLVEFVSGPYGLEAFVARAAEGLAAFTGAQEVEIGRVDRTTMRTPHAIFPAGARHHLNQTLPLDVRVPPSSDGSVWTASQESDLLAFLPGRDGDLLVRVHQPQVNAAQLVEAITTLRPLLERTTLLDDLAAQRAHLAEQGEVVRDLIYAFSHDLRTPLMANALHMEQALKGAFGPLPEEYRRTLHNGLEANDSLLSLADQLLTVARYEGGEAQEEAQEVNLRSIVLGVVDQVQPRAQARRVGFDLRLDSVRVYGSKHDLRRAVQNLVDNAVKFSPSEGTVTIELKLDLDDALIKVTDEGPGVPSSRTGNLFQRFRTGGAGGSTGLGLYLTRRIAEAHGGTVSYRRTAQARTVFTLTVPKGETT